In Sulfolobales archaeon, the sequence TAGCCTCGCCTCATCAACCATGTTCAGGAAATCCGTGTTACCCCCAACGTTGAGCTGGTATGTCTCTTCAACAACAACTCCTCTCATATGTAGAAGCCTTATGAGGGTTCTATGTAATATAGTCGCCCCTACCTGGCCCTTCACATCATCGCCTAGGAGGGGGATACCAGCCTCTTTATACAGCCTTGGCCAGGTACCGCTTGGATCGCTCGCTATGAAAACGGGGATCGCGTTTATAAAGGCTGCTCCAGCTTTTAGAGATGCTCTTGCATAGAATCTAGTGGCCTCTTCACTACCTACTGGGAGTAGGTTGATCACAACCTCAGCCCCAGAAGATCTCAGGACATCTACAACGGAATCGATAGTCACACTATAGTCTATAGGCTCGAAAAAATCCTTCATATGGGGAGCAACACCATCGAGAACCGGGCCGGGGGAAACCTTAACCCCTAGCAAACCCACATCATATATCCTTGGCACAGAGTTTGGATATTCAAATATAGCCTCGCCTAGATCCTTACCAACCTTCCTCCTAGACACATCAAAGGCTGCTACAAACTCTATATCTCTAACCCCATATCCACCTATATCCTCAGTCATAATGCCCTCGATAAAACCTCTAGATCTAGATAGCATGACTGATTGAACAAGCATAGAAGCTATGTTGCCAACGCCGACAATGGCAACTTTGATCAAATACCACACCTTACAATAATATACAATAAAAATATATAGGCTATGCGTGTCTCTTCACCGCAGGGTTGCACTTAGACATATATAGAGGGATAGCCATAATCTGTTTTATAATCAGCATTAGAGATCCATTACTACATAACTACATA encodes:
- a CDS encoding inositol-3-phosphate synthase — translated: MIKVAIVGVGNIASMLVQSVMLSRSRGFIEGIMTEDIGGYGVRDIEFVAAFDVSRRKVGKDLGEAIFEYPNSVPRIYDVGLLGVKVSPGPVLDGVAPHMKDFFEPIDYSVTIDSVVDVLRSSGAEVVINLLPVGSEEATRFYARASLKAGAAFINAIPVFIASDPSGTWPRLYKEAGIPLLGDDVKGQVGATILHRTLIRLLHMRGVVVEETYQLNVGGNTDFLNMVDEARLHSKRISKTRAVTSVLPYGDKLEREGRVRIGPSDYVPFLGNTKVAYIYIKGRSFGGMPVVIEAKLSVDDKSMAAAVLIDAIRVAKLALDRGHGGVIAGPSAYLFKHPPIQADDDEQAYRWFMEYIEKGVDLNPPPP